The stretch of DNA CAGTGCTATTATTTATTATGTTAGGCAAATAaactattttctgtttaaatgagtttctgtgttctttttcaCACCTGGGAGTCAAGGGAAGCATTAAGAAACAGCTTTTGcccatggaggaaaaaaatgcatgaaggGAAAGCCATTTGCTGGGATTTTACTAATAATCATTTTAGGTGTATAAATATAGCAGCTTGCCAAGCCTTTGGCCACCAGAGCAGTGTCTGTGCAATAGCTCAGCTTTATTTTAACCTTTGCAGAGTAATTCTTAGGAGACTTGAGGAGAAAGGTGGTTTGATATCTAAAGCCTTGACCTGAGGCTCACAAGGCTCTTTCTTCAGAgcttgctgctgcctgcacagatCAATGtatttccctctctgcttttgCTCCTCATATCAGCAGCTTATAAACTCTGGGGAACAAAACCCAGATACCTGTTTGCTGTTCAGGGTGATGGAGCATGAGTTTGGTGGGACCTCAAGGCATTAGTATGAATGTTCAttgatgtgaaaaaaaaccaacaaaaggaaaaggagaacaagTGTTTGCTGGATGGTGCACAGCGGGCaggattttcttgctctttgaGGTGGAAGCTCATGTGTTCCTTGCATGTGGCTGCAGTAGACTGGGAGTTTTGCAGTGATGTTTCTTAGCAGTGTCAGGCTGGAGGACACTTCTACTGCCTCATAAACCAAGTCCAGCATCTCTGAGCAACGTGTCTTACATGAAGGAAGAAGATAACAAGTCGGGATTGAAATTCCTCCAGGACTTTGACATCTTGCTTCATAGTGGTGTAGTAGAGACTCACAGCAAGGATCAGCACTGCACAAAACGAGAGCCACAGGAGCACAGGCAATCCAGATGATGACCTGTCATCTGCTGAACGGTGatgaggagaagaagaaagcagcattaTTTTAGTGCCATCTTAAACACTTCCCAAATTTGATCCCCTGCTGATGCCTTTGTTCCAGTTTTCTGGGAACAGCAGGGTACACAGGGCTCTGGTGGTGAGCACTTCCGTAGGCATCAGTTAAGTGATAGTGAGTCCCACCTCCTGATGGAGGCTGGTGAGTATAAAAGATATCATCTAATGGAGCATTAAAAGAGTTTAATTATATACAATAAGAACTGGTTTAGCATAGCTAATGCATGATCTCAGCTTCCCCtccagcaattattttttatacCTTTACACTAAATGTTAAGTTGAATACTAGGAGAATATGAAGCTACTGGGTCTAATTATTAGTGTTCACAAATGCTCTGTAAAAGAGAGAAGCTGGagatttctgtccttttccctgGTAACTCAGCATGTTTGGGACTCCTGCTAACTATGGAAAGAACCCAAACATGGCTCCATTAACCAAGAGGCATGTTCAGAAAGCTCTGGCAGTTTTAAGCACTCTCTGAGTGCTCTGTGTGCTAATTACACCAGAACATCCTCTGCACTTGCTCTTCAGCAGAAGGATaatgtaaacatttttcttgccttcaaaatgtttttcaaatatgtttAAAGTGCCACAGGTCAGGCACAGCACACATGTGGAAATCAGAGGGCTGCCTTCAGCTTGCTGACAGCTGTGTCCCAGTCCTTGCCTGTGTGTATCCATCCCTGGGCCTTGGGGATCCAGTTTGATTCAGGTCTGGCTGCTCTGTCTGACTGCATGGCCATTGCACAGTCGGTACTATTTCATAAAGCACTTAGAGTATTAAACATGCCGTATAAAGCCAAATTCATGCCTGAATAAAACCCATAGTGTGCAGCTATTTTCCTGCCATATGCACATAATcaataaagagataaaaatgtgGAGTGTATTATTATGGGTAAAGGGCCAACATTAGCTGTAACATATTTAAATTAGCTTCCATTCTGAGCCCTGGAATACACACCAGTCAATTAAACTGTCACACAGATGTACAGAGAGGAAGGTAAAAGTCATAAAACCAAGCCAGAAACACATAATAATGTATCAAAAAGTGTATGGGGAAAAGGTAAAATGTTAATAGGCAGTCATTTTATAGCTAACCAGAAACCAAATCAATGTCCCATAATAGATCTGAGTGAATTATTTGCAGCAAGTAATTTATTCATTTGAATTTAGCCCttctttctgtttgcaaatTATCCATGTGCAGATTTCAGATTTTATAAATTTGTTTATTTGGCATTATTCTATGAATGGTCGATATGAAGGTGTTTAGCCAGGGAATTGCTCACcactttctggttttgcagaGATTTGTGAGTTGGGAGTTGGTATTTCCTTTGTGAGATTTCCCACACCACAGGCTACAGCTCTTGACTGGGTGCCcacctgcctttcccagcacGGGGCTCGGCTGATGAGCACAcatgggagcagggaaaccTTCCTGTGGAAGCTGAACAGCTTTCCACATCAACCCTTTTATATGAAGCTCTTTTAACCTGTTTCCATCTTGAAAAAGTTACTTTCCACATGAAATTTCGTGGTGATCTCAAATTTCAAACTGGGCTTTCCTTATATCCTCTCATTTAGGAAATATGTTCAAtccatgaacagaaaaaaaataaagtgaaagaGTAATTCCGCCTGCAAAATGGTGATGAGCTATGCTCACAAGAGCTTCAACCCATCACTACAGTTATGTGCTGAAAttcaaatttgcttttttagATTACAATTATAAGTTTAATGCTTAAATTTGTTAGTTAAATTACTTGTTGGAAGAGCACACACAGCCACAGACATGCCCAGTCTCATTACAACTCATCTGAGAAAAGCACTGGACCTGGATACAGGAGATTTTGTTTCAGTTCCTGACTTGGATACACATTTCCACTGCCCCTTGAAGAATATTTGATCTTTGCTTTTCCACCAGGCCCTTTTCTGGGTATAGTACCTTGTTTCTAGCCCTAGCTGATGCTTCCATTGTCATGAGCATACAGCCCCTCTTCCTGGACAATAGCAATAGCTGAGAGATATGGGGACATCTGCCTGGGAGGCTCTTTGGCCTCCCAAAACTATAGGTGTGTATATGTACATGTATTTATGTACCCCTCTCCCTTCACTGCACTGCCTACAGAAGGGCCTGGATGTTGACCAGGGCCTCTAGAAATGATCACCATCATCAGAATATCCACATCCAGACATTTTCTTGGGGGTGTCTGAGGCTGCCGGGCCTCggacaaaaaccagaaaaaaccaattatttttattatttctatcCTGCTGTCAGCATATAAATGAATTGTCTCTTCCCCTCACACAAAACTCAGCAGGGAGAACTATTGTTTTGCTTAGGGTGCTTTCCCTGCATATCTTACTGAGAAACCTGTACCTATTCTATTGccataaaatatattaattatatgtaaattaaaaatagcttcagggatttaatttttgtttccactATTTGTCTTACTAGACATCTTGTTTAAAATTGCACCAGACCTCATCAGCACCTTGTGCTGCTTATGCTGACAAGAAAACGCAGCAACCACTGACTGCCCAAAGTGCTGTGTATATGGAGGGTATGTTTGCACAGTGCATCCCACCAGCTGCGAAAGCAAACTCAGGTTAATGCTATGGATGGCTCACagttttaatgtgaaaaattcAACTTACCCACTACGTAGTCACAGCAGGAAATGActagaaaacagaatgaaaatattcttacaCGCCTGGAAATGCCTCCTGGCAGagggtgaaaaagaaaagccaaaaccaaGCAACGTGTCTGAAATTGCCTGTCATCTTGGAGGTGCTGGGCAACCTCTTACACCACTTTTGGCTCTGGATGAGGACCTACCCACTCCATGCAAACATGCAGATGCAGGTGCACTTCAGGAAAGTGGGGAAAAGTTATTGTGTGGGAGAATTCAGAGGCAGGATTGCTTCTGTTGTAGGGAGGTCAGGAAACAGCTCCTGCTAAAATCCCTCCTATTCCACATAATTCCTAGAAAGGAAGGGATTTAGACCAACAGGCTGAGAGAATGAAAGTTAAGAAAGCACTGTCAGACTAACTTTCATCAACAACATCCTGGAAATGAATCTGCTTGGCAGCCAGGGCCCAGACACAATCCAGTATAAAAAGTCCatagaatggaaaaaattcaGTGGTGCCAGAAACCTTTATTTTACCAGCCTTAATGATAATAATATTGTGTGGACAAACAGCAAATAATCTAAATCACAGTCTGTTTGCAACACAGAATACTAATTATGGGTTGGAACATTTCTTATGTCTCCATGGAAAAGAGTCAGTGTCTCCTCCATCcttgcagctccctgcacatgttccagcacagctttgctgaagtcagAGCCAGTGGGAGACCAACCTGGTCCCCCTGGACTGGACTGACTGCAGGATTCCCAGCGCTGATGTGGGGCATGGATTCTGGCAGAGAGCTGGTGGAGTTATTAACTCCCACTAAAATCCTGCTCTTGAACAGTCAGATGAACTTTGAGGAATTTAAGGCTGACTCACTGAGCCTTTCCAGGAGTTCAGTTTTGGTGGGAAAGCCCAGGCCATGTCAACAAGCTTATCAAGAAACAGCTTCCCCCTCCTGCATCAGGAGGCATCCCAAACAATGTATTGCCAAACAAATGAGAGTTCTGTTTATAAACACATCAGCAGATGCCAAGCCTTATTTTCAGAAGCTGGAGCAGTCCAAACAGGTGGCTGACATAGAAATTTTACCAttctgctgcctgtgttttGACCAACTGACAAAACAAACCCATACAATTTTAGCTTTCTaacaataaatacaattttcttgGTTGGATGAGTTTGGGAAAGTCAGAAGATAACACCAATTCTTATTTGGTACTGCATATAGCACATGCAGAAGTGCAAACTGGATCCTTGTGCCAGAGCTCTGCGGAAGGTCGCTTCCAGTTCCCTGACCAGCAACATTTTAGCTCACGAATGAAAAGGCCAGAGGTTTTGTTAGCTGTGTCAGTCCTTGGGTGCCTTCGTTGGCACAGGTTATTACATCCTGGCTGCTAGGCTCAGACCTGTGCTATTGTGTTCTGTGGCATCCTAGTTACCCACAGTGACATAATGATGTTTAAATTTGGTCAGAGTGGAAAGATTGTTCTGGGGAAGCCCTGGGGCTCAGCCAGGCCCATGGTCTACAATGATCCCTGTGGGGGTTGACTCGGGAGGTCACTGTGACCATAGCTGAGGgtgaggcagggcaggcaggcaggcaaaTGGACCAGATGCAgttctgcagagcacagagcaagTATCATCCATTCTCTGCTCCATGCTAAGCTGAAAATCACAAATCACATTATCAGAGGAGGAAGCTGATGTAGACAGACAGAGTGAATGTTAAAAGCTAGAAAGGTCATGCCAAAATTCTTAATCCTTCAGCATACCATGTTCAATGACTTCTTCAGGCTCACGAAATCGAAcccttctctctgctctccGCTTTTCTCCCACAGCTTGGTCCACAGGTGGCCTTTTCCTCAGTATGGAAGGAGGATAGCTACTGTCATCTGTCTAAAGAGTTCATCAAAACACTAAACATGTGGCCATTCAAACAGGGGTAAGGTATCTGGGTGAAGTTCTGATCTTTTGTGGATATGTTACCGTGTCCCTCAAAGGACATGATGTGTAACATATCTGCTCGGACATAGTCAGACCACTGTAATATTCACAGCAAGACAATGGGGGTATTCCTACATTGCCATAGACCTGCAGTACTCTAAATCTGTATTCTCAAGGAAAAGGTTAGTTAAAGTAATGGACAGCAAAATGTTCAAAAAGGATTTCTCTAAATTGTAGCAAACATTTGCTGAAGGTGGCTGCTCAACAGCCTTGGGCTATTCTTAGAAGAACATAAATGTGATATGAAAGATATGAACTATATCATTTGGAGCACCTTGAAATGTTCTAAGCTGAGCAATTCCATTCAGAATGCAGTGTTGCCATTTCAATAACTGGGACTATGTAGCTGACTTGGGTTTGGACACTCCTGATGGGTACAAGAAGGCAATTTATTTGCGCTTCGATATCACAGTTACGCTGTTGCTCTGGTTTTTGCTTGGAAACCACATTTAGTGTTTGACAACAGAATCATAATGCTGTGGATTCTTTGAAATTACAAGAAACAGAGCTGCAATAACAGTAATAAGCTACTGTTCTGCACAGCAATGCTCCCACAGTCAACTGCCCAAAGTGAATCCAAAGCATCTTGGTTCAGAGACCACCCACTGTCCTCTGGAAGTAGAGAGCAGATGGcaatttttctacttttcaaaGATCTAAGTGAGGGGCATAGattcttcacattttatttttaagattgaGTTAATCTTCTCCCTTTCCATCTCTTTCCAGCCCTTTCCATCTCTTCCCTCCGTTCCTTTGCTAAATAAAGGTATTATTTCTTCTGGtcactgtccctgctccctttcCCCCCCATTGTTGTTTCCCCACT from Corvus cornix cornix isolate S_Up_H32 chromosome 5, ASM73873v5, whole genome shotgun sequence encodes:
- the C5H14orf180 gene encoding nutritionally-regulated adipose and cardiac enriched protein homolog produces the protein MWEASCWHPEYMSQICPASLSDHSTKELPTDDSSYPPSILRKRPPVDQAVGEKRRAERRVRFREPEEVIEHVISCCDYVVDDRSSSGLPVLLWLSFCAVLILAVSLYYTTMKQDVKVLEEFQSRLVIFFLHVRHVAQRCWTWFMRQ